A single genomic interval of Streptococcus oralis subsp. dentisani harbors:
- the deoC gene encoding deoxyribose-phosphate aldolase, whose product MKLNKYIDHTLLKQDASQEQIDRLLSEAREYDFASVCVNPSWVAHSKAGLDGSDVKVCTVVGFPLGATTSAVKAFETKEAVQNGADEIDMVINVGALKSGNLDLVESDIRAVVEASGDKLVKVIIEACLLTDDEKVVACQLSQKAGADFVKTSTGFSIGGATVADVKLMRKTVGPDMGVKAAGGARSYADAVAFVEAGATRIGTSAGVAILKGELADGDY is encoded by the coding sequence ATGAAGTTAAATAAATATATAGATCATACGCTTTTAAAGCAAGATGCAAGTCAAGAACAAATTGATCGTTTGCTATCTGAAGCGCGTGAGTATGACTTTGCCAGCGTTTGTGTCAATCCCAGCTGGGTCGCTCATTCAAAGGCAGGACTTGATGGTTCAGATGTAAAGGTTTGTACAGTAGTAGGTTTTCCTTTGGGAGCAACAACTTCAGCTGTGAAAGCTTTTGAAACAAAAGAAGCTGTTCAAAACGGTGCAGATGAGATTGATATGGTTATCAATGTTGGTGCCCTTAAATCAGGCAATCTTGATTTAGTTGAATCGGACATCCGTGCTGTCGTAGAAGCAAGTGGTGACAAGTTAGTTAAGGTCATTATTGAAGCCTGCTTGTTGACAGACGATGAAAAGGTTGTGGCCTGCCAATTATCCCAGAAAGCAGGCGCTGACTTTGTTAAAACATCTACTGGCTTTTCAATTGGTGGTGCTACGGTAGCAGATGTTAAATTAATGCGTAAAACAGTCGGACCAGATATGGGAGTTAAGGCAGCTGGTGGAGCTCGTTCATATGCAGATGCTGTCGCTTTTGTGGAAGCAGGCGCTACCCGTATCGGAACATCTGCTGGTGTAGCAATTTTAAAAGGAGAATTGGCAGATGGCGACTACTGA
- a CDS encoding cytidine deaminase, with translation MATTELIELAIETSKKAYVPYSHFPIGAVLVAKNGSIYTGVNIENASYPLTNCGERTAIFKAVSEGQREFSELIVYGQTEKPISPCGACRQVMVEFFEQDLKVTLVAKDKSTVEMTVGELLPYSFTDLN, from the coding sequence ATGGCGACTACTGAGTTGATTGAACTAGCAATTGAAACCAGCAAGAAAGCCTATGTACCCTATTCTCACTTTCCCATCGGAGCTGTTTTAGTTGCCAAGAACGGTAGCATTTATACGGGTGTTAATATCGAGAATGCTAGTTATCCTTTGACCAATTGTGGAGAGCGTACCGCTATTTTCAAAGCAGTTTCGGAGGGACAACGGGAGTTTTCAGAGTTGATTGTCTACGGACAAACTGAAAAACCCATCTCGCCATGTGGTGCTTGTCGTCAGGTCATGGTTGAGTTTTTTGAACAAGATCTAAAAGTGACTTTAGTTGCTAAAGATAAATCGACGGTCGAGATGACGGTCGGGGAGTTACTTCCATACTCATTTACAGACTTAAATTAG
- a CDS encoding BMP family lipoprotein, with product MNKKQWLGLGLVAVAAVGLAACGNRSSRNAASSSSEMKTKAAIVTDTGGVDDKSFNQSAWEGLQDWGKEHNLSKDKGFTYFQSTSEADYANNLQQAAGSYNLIFGVGFALHNAVEEAAKDHSDLNYVLIDDVIKDQKNVASVTFADNEAAYLAGVAAAKTTKTKQVGFVGGIESEVISRFAAGFKAGVASVDPSIKVQVDYAGSFGDAAKGKTIAAAQYAAGADVVYQAAGGTGAGVFAEAKSLNESKNENEKVWVIGVDRDQAAEGKYTSKDGKESNFVLVSTLKQVGTTVKDIANKTEKGEFPGGQVIVYSLKDKGVDLAVTNLSEEGKKAVEDAKAKILDGSVKVPEK from the coding sequence ATGAACAAGAAACAATGGCTAGGCCTTGGTCTAGTTGCAGTGGCAGCAGTTGGACTTGCTGCATGTGGTAACCGCTCTTCTCGTAACGCAGCTTCATCTTCATCTGAAATGAAGACGAAAGCAGCGATCGTAACAGATACTGGTGGTGTTGATGATAAATCATTTAACCAATCAGCTTGGGAAGGTTTGCAAGACTGGGGTAAAGAACACAATCTTTCTAAAGATAAAGGCTTTACTTATTTCCAATCAACAAGTGAAGCAGACTATGCTAACAACTTGCAACAAGCGGCTGGAAGTTACAACCTGATCTTCGGTGTTGGTTTTGCACTTCACAATGCAGTTGAAGAGGCAGCAAAAGACCACTCTGACTTAAACTATGTCTTGATTGATGATGTGATCAAAGATCAAAAGAATGTTGCGAGCGTAACATTTGCTGATAACGAAGCAGCTTACCTTGCTGGTGTTGCAGCAGCTAAAACAACTAAAACAAAACAAGTTGGTTTTGTAGGTGGTATCGAATCTGAAGTTATTTCACGTTTCGCTGCTGGATTTAAGGCTGGTGTTGCCTCAGTAGACCCTTCTATTAAGGTACAAGTTGACTACGCTGGTTCATTTGGTGATGCTGCTAAAGGTAAAACAATTGCAGCAGCTCAATACGCTGCAGGTGCAGACGTTGTCTACCAAGCAGCTGGTGGTACAGGGGCTGGTGTCTTTGCTGAAGCAAAATCTTTGAACGAAAGCAAAAATGAAAACGAAAAAGTTTGGGTTATTGGTGTAGATCGTGACCAAGCAGCAGAAGGTAAATACACTTCTAAAGATGGTAAAGAATCAAACTTCGTTCTTGTATCTACATTGAAACAAGTTGGTACAACTGTAAAAGATATTGCCAACAAAACAGAAAAAGGTGAATTCCCTGGTGGACAAGTTATCGTCTACTCATTGAAAGATAAAGGGGTTGACTTGGCAGTAACAAATCTTTCAGAAGAAGGTAAAAAGGCTGTCGAAGATGCAAAAGCTAAAATCCTTGACGGAAGTGTAAAAGTTCCTGAAAAATAA